A genomic window from Solanum dulcamara chromosome 11, daSolDulc1.2, whole genome shotgun sequence includes:
- the LOC129874384 gene encoding uncharacterized protein LOC129874384 gives MLALFHDLRIAQQHNIQPLEIEIDSQAVIRLLCNPHTHASHLLPDCKWLLHQLNDPPLWNRYRENNGVANRLDKEATTNNFLKRDCCVGRATGFCQLSLQNDQKGISRIRNISAFSSNHISLDSSNLGTSLNVLYPSLSSFCVLCILWVA, from the coding sequence ATGTTAGCgttatttcatgatttacgcATTGCACAACAGCACAACATTCAGCCtttagaaattgaaattgaCTCTCAGGCGGTAATACGTTTATTGTGTAATCCACATACTCATGCGTCTCACCTTTTGCCTGACTGCAAGTGGTTACTACATCAGCTGAATGATCCACCACTATGGAACAGGTACAGGGAAAACAACGGAGTAGCAAATAGATTAGATAAAGAAGCCACTACAAACAACTTTTTGAAAAGAGATTGTTGTGTTGGACGTGCCACCGGATTCTGTCAACTCAGCCTACAGAATGATCAAAAAGGAATTTCAAGAATACGGAATATATCAGCTTTCTCTAGTAATCATATTAGTTTAGATAGTAGTAACTTAGGTACCTCGCTTAACGTTTTGTATCCGTCACTTTCGTCTTTTTGTGTACTTTGCATTCTTTGGGTAGCATAA